In a genomic window of Styela clava chromosome 11, kaStyClav1.hap1.2, whole genome shotgun sequence:
- the LOC120347902 gene encoding carbohydrate sulfotransferase 1-like has product MKCTAKRIIHWEIWRTNRVIYVLVAAITICLTWRNMMKTSSVNPTQQLIIRQELREEISWINNTGPPMQEKTVVLLIANQRSGSTFVGEIFNQNPKAFYLFEPLFPFTKQCKYLEIERVDLLNDFLQCNFDNLKQAYVNAFDRTKFTDKDAECMKNNICFETSHQPLLKNYAKICEYEKDENVDKLTQDGNLKFDPESPACGYPLNTTILGQICKTSDIVAYKIIRLCTIENIELIYKTLQDKGVKLFVVHLVRDPRAVVASRVNLKVDGIRLHNASAETNILCDRYNRNMKYVSRLEADTGSNIISDGRYLRIRHEDFTVNPFETAEKIYRFIGKPMSEEVERFISKSHQSMNRILDRIRREDEKALLEKKEIRNYTRSKEILHQMNNPFGTTRDAKEVLTKWRITLPYSVAQLVQEKCANVFEMLRYKMFNSKLDMVNLTKTYF; this is encoded by the exons ATGAAATGTACTGCAAAAAGAATCATCCACTGGGAAATATGGAGAACTAACCGAGTGATATATGTCCTTGTCGCCGCTATTACAATATGTCTAACGTGGAgaaatatgatgaaaacttCCTCGGTGAATCCGACTCAACAATTGATAATCCGGCAGGAATTGAGAGAGGAAATATCATGGATAAATAACACCGGTCCTCCGATGCAGGAAAAAACTGTTGTTCTTTTAATTGCAAATCAGAGATCTGGATCAACGTTTGTTGGTGAAATCTTCAACCAAAATCCTAAAGCGTTTTATCTCTTCGAACCATTATTTCCATTCACCAAGCAATgtaaatatttggaaatagaaagaGTGGATTTGTTGAACGATTTTCTACAATGCAATTTTGATAACTTGAAACAAGCGTATGTGAACGCATTTGATAGAACTAAATTTACTGATAAGGATGCAGAATGTATGAAAAACAACATTTGTTTTGAAACTAGCCATCAACCGTTGCTGAAAAACTATGCAAAAATATGCGAGTATGAGAAAGACGAGAACGTGGATAAACTGACGCAAGATGGAAACTTGAAGTTTGACCCAGAATCTCCAGCATGTGGTTATCCTCTAAATACGACAATACTTGGGCAAATATGTAAAACAAGCGACATAGTAGCATATAAAATCATTCGCCTATGCACCATCGAGAATATCGAATTAATTTATAAGACTTTGCAAGATAAAGGTGTTAAACTTTTTGTTGTTCATCTCGTTCGAGATCCAAGAGCAGTGGTTGCATCAAGAGTAAATTTGAAAGTGGATGGAATCCGACTTCATAACGCTTCGGCGGAGACAAATATTTTGTGTGACAGATACAacagaaatatgaaatatgtcAGTCGACTAGAAGCAG ATACCGGTTCAAATATAATTTCGGATGGAAGATACCTGAGAATTAGGCACGAAGACTTCACTGTGAATCCATTCGAAACTGCTGAAAAAATATACAG ATTTATTGGGAAGCCGATGAGCGAGGAAGTTGAAAGATTCATTTCAAAATCCCACCAAAGTATGAATCGCATTTTGGACAGGATTAGGAGAGAAGACGAAAAGGCGCTTCTAGAAAAG aaagaaataagaaactacaCTAGAAGCAAAGAGATTTTACATCAAATGAACAACCCGTTCGGAACAACAAGAGACGCAAAAGAAGTGTTGACAAAATGGAGAATAACTCTGCCGTATTCTGTTGCTCAGCTTGTTCAAGAAAAATGCGCAAATGTTTTTGAAATGCTTAGATATAAGATGTTCAATTCAAAACTTGATATGGTTAATTTAACAAAGACATATTTTTAA